taaaatatttatttataaagatcaattttatcttcataaaattttttgaacttATGCGATCAATGAATCAGTTCAGATAAAATCCTTGTACCATCTCCCACATGCCTCCCCCTCCACTGAGTCTGCAAGGAGGTTTGGGAAGAAGAAAGCCAAGTCAGGTATCGATCTCATGAGCCGTGCCCGTTCCTGCAACTGTGATCGGTAATCACCCCTGGTACGAGGCATTTTCTTTTGTCATCGGGCATGTTTCCACTTCAGGCTTCCGTTTCCGGAATGTGTGAAGCAGCGGACGACGGTTGCCGTTGACTACAAATCGGACGGCTTCAATCGTTCCTAATCATGGTGATGGGCCGCCCCTGCAAAAGTACAACAAAACTTGGACGGCGTCCTCCCTTGACACGTCGCACGTGTCCCGATCCGAACGAAGTCTACGTGGCTGCTGTTTACGCGGATGGTCACGCAAGCCCAATGACATCATCACGCAAGCCCAATGACATCGTGGGAGATGCCGCCGCGGGTTGACGGTCAACGACCTGTTCTCCCCCCGCGCCCTCTCCGACCAGACCGCGGTTAATCGGAATCGAATGTGTGACGTGGCACGAGGAACGCGGTTTCTCGCGCCACCGCCTCTTTAAGACGCTTCGACGACTTCCCCCCGTTGCTCGCGTCCTCCGTGCCTCTCACCATTCGCCTTCACTCCCTTCTGAGCTCTAATCCCAATCGATCGCCCTTCTCGATCCTCGAATCCGCCGAGGGATATGGCGGACAACTGCTCGGTGCTCGATCCGTGGGTGTACCACTCGGAATCGGCGTGGATCAGCGAGGTCTCTGCCCGCGAGAACGCGGCCGTCGCCATGGCCCTCCATATCTCCCTCTCCGACACCAccacctcatcctcctcctcctcctccgccgcctccgccgaCACCCTTTcctcccctctcctcctcctccagcacCAACTCACTCCCCCCTCTTGCTCCTCTGCGTCCGGAGACGCCACCCTTCGCCGGCGGAATGCCCTCGGCCCGGCCCTGCAGGGGCGGGTCTCGAAGAGGAAGTCGCACGCGTCGAAGCGATCGGCCACCACCTACATCTCCGCCGACCCGATCGACTTCCAGGAGGTGGTGCAGCGGGCGACGGGGTTCCGGTTCGCGGGGGAGCCACTGGTGAAGCCCGAGCCGGTACGGTCCGCGGCGGGCGACCGGGCGGCCCTGCAACAGATCCGCCTGCCCACGCTCGACACCTCGGTGTCTTTTCTGGATACGGGCGCGGTCGGGATCCCGAGCGGGGGCTTCTCGTCCGGGTCACCACCACCTGCCTACGCGCCGGACTTCGACTTCGATCCACTACTCCCGGCCTTCCCTACGCTGGATTCGTGGGGTGTCATGTAGAGGAGATGCTTCTTTAATCGTCTGACACTATTCGGACGTTGCTGATCACGCTAACAAGCCTTGCAGTTCTACTATTCTtgtatgtcataatatatatatatatatatatatatatatatatatatatatatatatatatactcctatCCTACAGTATACGTCACAGCGTATACATGCATCATAAGTTGTAACATATTTATATACTCTCATATCATATATTAGAAAATATGTATACTTTCATACCGTAAGTcatcatatatatgcatacaagatatttttatcacaattcttttgtatcatctagggattgcAATATAGTGGCTTAGTATGTCcacagttgatgagtcaagtgaattattattttattatggagataataatttactgagctaaaatgagttctgatatgtatgactcatgaccagctgagcccatatggtaggtgttgcgattagtagaggtttgaatatgagatatccgttgaagcctctatcttattggatatccactaagctcctaaattattggatcttgtggataagatccaataagagccaataaaagattattgggtagatatctattaatctaagaggcttgagtagttagatagagattcaatgcccaatagggcatgatccattagggttaagttcataagaggtctctataaataggagagaatcaaAGGACCATAAGTAAGATCATTTTTAGCTACCACATCTGATTCTCCTTCCCTCTCTCCTCCTTAGCCAATAACACATATTTGGGGCATGTGAACAGGAAGAAGGGTCGGAACCTTCTTGATTACATACAATACACAACGAGATAATTTGAGCaacgatttaaggagcatcttcacagcccctaccatatggatcaccgctagaaaggaggacaattgacctccttcatcctttctCATATATCTATAGATTTTtagaatatatgatctccctatgtaatatACAACCCTTAACACGCGTGATTTTTTTGGTTTTGCgggtttttgcgtaccaatcttcgcatgacgataaaaccttcttttctgcataaaattctaggttttttattttctattcttccattatGCATATGAGGTCATCTCATGTTTCCTAACATGGATAATATAGGATTCATTATTGTAATCGTTTGTGTATAAAGTTTCCTAAGTAGTTTAAAGTTTAATTGAATTAGTTTTGCATGTAACCATACCAACTTAATTAAGGACCCATTAGACCTAAATTAAGATTGAATTAGACCTATTGGAAGGTCAATTCAGTGACTTAAAGTtgagtaggcggtggcaccaccaggccaAGCAGTGAAACCACTTATGAGTTGGAAAGTATGTAGTGCATATTTCTAATAAACCTGACGATAGTACCGCTAGTGTCAGACAGTAATACCACCCCgactagtagtggtaccacctaaactaGTGGTAGCACCTTTaaaacatagtcttctaggctGTGTTAGATAGTGGTACTACCcaagcaagtggtggtacc
This Musa acuminata AAA Group cultivar baxijiao chromosome BXJ1-2, Cavendish_Baxijiao_AAA, whole genome shotgun sequence DNA region includes the following protein-coding sequences:
- the LOC135594821 gene encoding calmodulin-binding protein 25-like, with amino-acid sequence MADNCSVLDPWVYHSESAWISEVSARENAAVAMALHISLSDTTTSSSSSSSAASADTLSSPLLLLQHQLTPPSCSSASGDATLRRRNALGPALQGRVSKRKSHASKRSATTYISADPIDFQEVVQRATGFRFAGEPLVKPEPVRSAAGDRAALQQIRLPTLDTSVSFLDTGAVGIPSGGFSSGSPPPAYAPDFDFDPLLPAFPTLDSWGVM